The Blautia pseudococcoides genome segment GGATTCCCTGATTGGTTTTTAAAAAGGATACTCCACCCTTTATACTCCCGACGATTTCGCCAAAAGATGCTTTTTGCTCTTTCTTTATAATATCTGGTATCCTGACAAACAGAAGCAATACTATAAATGCAAATAAAAACGTCCCTAAATCTATAACAATAATAAATCCCAATCCTCCAACGCTTAGAAGTCCTGCCGCCAGAACCGGTGTCAGTATTCCAGCAATCGAGCTGACTACAGACTGTATGCCGCCAACTCTTGCATAGTCCTTTGGATTCACCAGCAAAGTTACTGCTACCTGTGACGCCGGATTTTGAAAAGCATTCATGAAGCCATTGATCATATTCACCACACATAGAATCCAAAGTTCCAAACTACCACTTAGAAAACAACCTAAAATGATAATTGAACATACGGCAGCAACGGAATCGCAGACCAGCATAATTTATTTCTTATTTACGTTGTCTACAACGGCACTGCCAACCAGACTCACAATAAGATATGGTACCGTACTGCAAACGGCAAGCAAAGAGGAGGCCTTAACCTGACTGCCCTTTGTATA includes the following:
- a CDS encoding MFS transporter; translation: MLVCDSVAAVCSIIILGCFLSGSLELWILCVVNMINGFMNAFQNPASQVAVTLLVNPKDYARVGGIQSVVSSIAGILTPVLAAGLLSVGGLGFIIVIDLGTFLFAFIVLLLFVRIPDIIKKEQKASFGEIVGSIKGGVSFLKTNQGILVLLLMYSVLEFTGAISFDSMYSPLILARTGNNEMAVGIISAFMAAGCLAASIMLTVMNLATGIPAAGKSTMAEVTEGRYL